A genomic segment from Phoenix dactylifera cultivar Barhee BC4 unplaced genomic scaffold, palm_55x_up_171113_PBpolish2nd_filt_p 000781F, whole genome shotgun sequence encodes:
- the LOC103696975 gene encoding uncharacterized protein LOC103696975, whose product MAARSLLFLLSLLFFSLPHPSRSLNPNPNPNLKLNPNPSSAYDELKSSGFPVGLLPTNVCGYSLNRTSGIFAVDLDDHCRITLPPDNYLAAYSSRITGKLNNRRISEVNGIRVRAFFRWWSITGIRSSGDDLVFEVGVTSAKYPSRNFGESPDCEGRSPRKASS is encoded by the coding sequence ATGGCCGccagatcccttctcttcctcctctccctcctcttcttctctctcccacATCCCTCCCGttccctaaaccctaaccctaaccctaaccttaAGCTTAACCCTAATCCTAGCTCCGCCTATGACGAGCTCAAGAGCAGCGGCTTCCCCGTCGGGCTCCTCCCCACCAACGTCTGTGGCTACTCCCTCAACCGCACCTCTGGCATCTTCGCCGTCGATCTCGACGACCACTGCCGTATCACGCTTCCCCCGGACAACTACCTCGCTGCCTACTCTTCCAGGATCACTGGCAAGCTCAACAACCGCCGGATCTCCGAGGTCAACGGGATCCGGGTCCGAGCCTTCTTTCGGTGGTGGTCCATCACCGGCATCCGGTCCTCCGGCGACGATCTCGTGTTCGAGGTCGGCGTCACCTCCGCCAAGTATCCTTCCCGGAATTTTGGCGAGAGCCCCGACTGCGAGGGCCGGAGTCCAAGAAAGGCGTCATCTTGA